A segment of the Piliocolobus tephrosceles isolate RC106 unplaced genomic scaffold, ASM277652v3 unscaffolded_26829, whole genome shotgun sequence genome:
TAGCTCATGGGTGGGAACATCTATTTTGTGATTGTATTTACCCTTCTTATCTGTCCAATTAGATGGAAAATTACTGGAGAACCAGTACCCACTGTTTCTTCGGGGTACTCAAGGGATGATGCCGGGTTGAAGcattagaatgttttaaaattctctgacTGAGATGGGATGATTCTCTGAAGTTAGTTTATGAACATAACAGAAAGGCACACAGTAGAAATGTGCTGCTATCCAGGAAAGCAGGGAAGGAGGATCAGGCTGGCTCCCTTTTCCACCTCCTGGCTCTGTGCCTATTTCCCTGCAGCTCACCGTAGCCACCAGCCGCTCCCGGTCCTCCGCCTTCCCCACATGGCACACGGTGCCCGTCACGCTCAGCCCTTCCCCCTGCAGCGTGGCCACCGCCTGGTCCACATTCTGCTGCTTCCGGCTGCTGACGACCACGTGGGCCCCGTCCTGGGCCAGACGCCGGGCGATGGCGAAGCCGATCCTGTGAGCAGAAAGAGACAAAGGCTGCCAAGGCCTGTGCAGGGGAAGAGGTGGACAGCATGGGCTCTGAAGACTGCtcgggtttgaattctggctctttCTCTAGATGACCTCCACGTGTCTCTTCTATGTGTAAAACAGGCTTAATGGCACAGCCATTTTTGgcacttatttcctttttcttatgaCCTGGACCACAGCCTCAGTTCCCAAGAACTTACATCACTTTCTACAGTTCCCACCACGGGTGACAGGCTTCATCCCCTGTTGGGACTGAGAGGTaagaaatgagctgggtgtgCAGCAGCCACTTCTGTGATTTGAGGGTCTCACTCAGAA
Coding sequences within it:
- the LOC111535060 gene encoding dehydrogenase/reductase SDR family member 4-like, which encodes MASSGMTRRDPLANKVALVTASTDGIGFAIARRLAQDGAHVVVSSRKQQNVDQAVATLQGEGLSVTGTVCHVGKAEDRERLVATVSCREIGTEPGGGKGSQPDPPSLLSWIAAHFYCVPFCYVHKLTSENHPISVREF